The genomic region GTAGCAACGCAACCTTTTGCCTGTCCGCGTCCTGATACGACGGTGTCCAGCTCCCAGTGACCGAAGGTCGTTCGCTTCTTGACGTCTTTTGGTCGTTTTGAAATAGAGGTTCCGATATTGAATCTTCCTCTGGTTTCTTTTGGTTTCTGTCGTTTGCCTTTTTGTCTCAGAACGGACAATGGAACTTGTAAGAGACCGTAATAGAGCCAGCGATAGATTGTTTTGAAAGAAATTTTCCCTTGAAATAGCCGGCCTACAATTTGTTCTGGAGACCAGGTAAGAGTTAGTTTTTCCTGAACCTTTTCTTTGATTTCAGAAGTCAACTTTGATTTTGCTCCACGGATTCGAGCGATCCGGCGGATCGAAAAACCTAGATCACGAAGCGTTTCTATTTTTGAGCGTTCGGCTATGGTAAAATGAGTGTAGCTCATGGCGAGTCCTCCAGTCGAATGTTGTGTGGTAACTCCATTCTACACGAGGTCGTCATGGGTTTCTTTTATTTTACCTAGGTGTTGCACTTAATATTACAATTCATCATGATAGTTTGTCAAATTAAGTGCAACACCTCTTCCATAAAGACCTCGTGAGGCGTTCGGTAGCCAAGACATTTTCTTGGTCTATTATTAATCAGGTACAAAGCTTTTTGAAGTTCTTCCTGTTCCACATGATCAAAGTTGGTTCTCCTCGGAAAGAACTCCTTCAGGAGTCCATTACTGTTTTCATTGCTTCCTCGTTGCCAAGAAGAATAAGGATCTGCGAAATAAACAGGGATGCTTAAGTCTTCTTCAATGACAGGATAACAGCTGAATTCCTTTCCTCTGTCTGTCGTAAAACTTTGGAAGGCAGTTTCAGGAAAAAGCGTAGTCAGTTTTCGTATAGCCCCTTCCATTGAGGAAGCGGAACGGTTGGGTATTTTGATAACGAGGTACCAGCGGCTTTTCCTCTCTAGGAAAGTAGCAACGCAACCTTTTGCCTGTCCGCGTCCTGATACGACGGTGTCCAGCTCCCAGT from Jeotgalibaca dankookensis harbors:
- a CDS encoding IS30 family transposase, with the translated sequence MSYTHFTIAERSKIETLRDLGFSIRRIARIRGAKSKLTSEIKEKVQEKLTLTWSPEQIVGRLFQGKISFKTIYRWLYYGLLQVPLSVLRQKGKRQKPKETRGRFNIGTSISKRPKDVKKRTTFGHWELDTVVSGRGQAKGCVATFLERKSRWYLVIKIPNRSASSMEGAIRKLTTLFPETAFQSFTTDRGKEFSCYPVIEEDLSIPVYFADPYSSWQRGSNENSNGLLKEFFPRRTNFDHVEQEELQKALYLINNRPRKCLGYRTPHEVFMEEVLHLI
- a CDS encoding IS30 family transposase, with the translated sequence MSYTHFTIAERSKIETLRDLGFSIRRIARIRGAKSKLTSEIKEKVQEKLTLTWSPEQIVGRLFQGKISFKTIYRWLYYGLLQVPLSVLRQKGKRQKPKETRGRFNIGTSISKRPKDVKKRTTFGHWELDTVVSGRGQAKGCVATFLERKSRWYLVIKIPNRSASSMEGAIRKLTTLFPETAFQSFTTDRGKEFSCYPVIEEDLSIPVYFADPYSSWQRGSNENSNGLLKEFFPRRTNFDHVEQEELQKALYLINNRPRKCLGYRTPHEVFMEEVLHLI